The Artemia franciscana chromosome 13, ASM3288406v1, whole genome shotgun sequence genomic sequence ACACGCAACAAGTGCCACACTATAGACCTTTTAAAGCAATATCTGAGCCACAAATTAACCGCAGTGATTTTAAGTATCAGCCAATTAATAATGCACTTTTTAGACATAATTCAGGTGTTTCATACCAGCCAATTAGTTTCCAGAAACGAAATCCGCACTTTTTATCTCAGGGAAATTTAGACTCATTACCGTTACCACCAGGTTGGTCAGTGGATTATACAGCCAatggaaaaaagttttatattgacCATAACACTCAGACAACACACTGGAGCCATCCTTTGGAAAAGGAGGGGTTACCAACAGGATGGGAGAAGGTCGACAGTCCAGAATTTGGTGTTTACTATGTTAATAACATCACTAGAGAACTTCAATATGAGCACCCATGCGCTGCCAGATATGTCTGGAATCCAAAGCCTGCTCACTGCTTGGGAGAGACCCCCTTTACATAATCATAACTTTCACCAGCATAATGTGTTAGTCCCGGCAAACCCATACCTAAACGAAGAGGTACCTTATTGGTTAAAAGTTTATGCTAAAGCCCCTACAGAGCTTGATTATAAACTAAAATGGGAACTATTTAGATTACCCGAACTGGATGCATATGACAACATGATGAAAAGACTTTATAAGCAAGAACTAGAAGAGATTGTTAATAGTTATGAAATTGCAAGACTTGCTCTGCTAAGAGAAATGGAAAGGCGGAATAGTAACTCTTCTGTTGACGTTTTAAAGCGAGCTGCTCTTTCTCAAAACTATGAGACCAAAGTTTGATGGTGACTACATGTGTGCATTGTTATCGTGTTTTATAAAGTTCCTATTTTGAAGTGTCTCCATTTCAACCTAATTGTGTTACATCAAAActattgtttctgtttttaggTGAACATGTTGAATCAAGTGGTACAAGTTTCTGTGACTCAAATTCGTGCGTTTAACTCCAATAGAGCGACTATTTGTAAAATTGGAAGGCTTGTTTATAAACGAATGTACCCAACTGTTGTTGTAAATCCAGATGGATCGTCTTTCAATATTCGCTATTATGAGCCCAGAAGCATTATCAAGGTAATTACTTATTATTTTGTGACTAATTATGGTGTGACTTTTTTTAGAGAAATAGATGCCTATATTTCTGACCCTTAGGGTGGGGAGGGTATCAGGGAATTTTTAAGGAAATGCGTCCAAAAGTATCAAAGGGCTTTTTAGGCCAAATTTTCATGGAGGAtccttcagaaaaaaatttgagtGGGTTTGGGTATTTGATTACGGTGTAGGGATCCTCAGGAATCTTTTTAGTACAGCTTGAATATAATATGACACTCTTAATTTTACCCTGTGCCTCTCTCTGTCCATCCCATTGAAAAAGTCTATTATTACTTTCTTGAAGCTGAAACATTTCAAAttatgcaggtttttttttaattataattcatGGGCAAGTAGGTCTActagaaaataatatattccACCATGATTTTTTATCAAACTTATATCCAAAGACTTGTATTTGGTATCCCttagttttatgactatttACCTTGGTTCTGCCCTTGAAATGATGTATGGACAGACTATCTGGCTATTTCAACAgactggctatctcaaactttgTATCGTATAAGGGGCATGGGAGAGGAGTTGGTtcccctttgatcacttttgactcttaaaagggcactggatTGCAATTTCCAGCCGAATGTGCCccatctaaagtttatacagccatcccttctatatgaagtggctttggaaaaaaaaattacaacaggaaaacattgaagccttatagCTCTTGTCTATAGGCTTGCACCACTAGAGCGTTGGCTCTGATTGTGTTCACTAATGTATAATTACACAACGTATATTATGAAGCAGGGGCGGTGGGTCATTCTTTAGGCGGGTGCTAGATGCCTAGAAGACTGCATTTCAATGCCTAAACTTGCTAATTCTCCACGAGCCTttagataaatattttaagggatACGGGGGCTTAGGAATTAATTTATTATCTCTCTTCATTGAGACTAAGACTAATTAGGGGTGATGCGGGATGATACCTTCATTCTTATTGCAGAAGtatgtttcttatatttactTAACTAAAATGATGTGCTTTATATTTCCTAATATTACATAGACTAATTTGTAAGTGCAGCTATTATTAAGGAGGGGCTGTGGGTTATCTTGTTGGTGGGAGGTGGGATAGCCTCAAAAAGTGTATTTAAATGCCCAAACATCTTTACTCTCATTGAACCTACATATAAATATAGATTGAGTGTTGGGGAAGTGGGTGGGTTGCCCAGATAGAAAGTGATATACAATCACTCTTGAATCCCGGTAATATTTTCGGTCTACGGCTTTATTGTTTGTTCGGGTGGTGGGGGGTGTAATAGTGTCACCCTAATTAAGGCCATCTTTTTCGTTGTAGCATTAAATATTAATAGAGATGGAAAAGGCAAGGTGGGGTTTCTTGACCCTCGCCAGGAAATTTCTTGGGGGGAGGAATAGCAAGTACTGCAAGGAACTTTAATTTCAGGGCTTTTATAAgttaatatttctcttttcctgTTTATAAACAATGTTTCAGTGTATGTTACACACATATAAGTTCAGAGGACGTGTaaacatactactactactactactactaactcactgcagcaccaagccgcctgaggccaacacagctcctccagcctaatctatttaaagcctccctctacaccctcccaggaagttcctatttcctttaaatctttatttatgacatcctcccaacccagacaaggacgacctgcttttcgtgtagccccagacggttggccaaaaaaggACAACcctcggtaatctgtcatcctcaatccgtagaacgtggcctagccatctcaacctttctttcattatagccccaggaagcgggattgaaccacacttttcgtgtAACCTACTGTTTGacatacggtcagtcagccgggtacccagaacaatccgtaggcaatttctctggaaaacatctagtaaattttcatctgcttttcggagtgcccatgtttcagagccatatttgaccactgtcatcactgtagcttccaatattataatcttggtttgtagacttatctttctattcttctagacattttttaactgtgaaaaaacaccctgagcctttgCTATTCTacctttaacatcttcactgctcccaccatctttactaataatactaccaaggtaactgaagctcctaacctgatcaatcttttcgttacctaatgtcacctgttcatcttcacttattcctagccttagtgacttagtcttcttaacattgattttcaagcctattttagcaccctgaactcgtaaaacgtctaaaaattcattcattttgctcacactttcatctaatatgcttaaatcatcagcataatctaagtccaggagcgttcttcctccccatttgattccatggtctccaattgcctttcctgtgctccttaagacgaagtccatcaaaatgattcatataaagggggatagaacacaaccctgcttaactcctgatttaatacaaaaccagttgctaacctcatttcctaccttaaccgcagcagtattattctcgtacatagcgcaaatcactttaatgtatttttctggtataccatataacgataagacctttgttaacgctcttctatcaacagaatcgaaagcttgctcataatcgataaaactgaggaccaaaggtgtttgacaacgaagggacttctcaatttttaacctaagagtgaaaacatggtcgacacatcctctaccttttctaaaaccgcattgttcttcccttaaaactttgtctacgcatgtctcagtctaaaaagtatcatattactcagtaatttgctacctacagagaccagactaatgcctcgataattatgacactcactcttgtcacctttcttatacagtggtttaattaaggttttcctaaaatcattgggtacttcccccttttcaaaaatcatgttcatagtcttcagtagcttattcctaacctcagagccactatatttaagaaactcattaatcatactatcagcacctggggccttattattttttaatccttttagtactgtcgctaattcttcctcactaaacaaatcttccttcacatccaaggtatcacaaactttttcattttcatctatatcttttcctgcaactgtatcttggtttagcacattctcaaaatgttccacccatctttctttaactttttcattatcactaattgtggccccatttctatctttaactgggacttgTCCGGATTGGCTTCTCCctttcagtttattaacatgccagtataatattttactattatgccgtctagccgcatcttccagatcctcagcaattttatccatcgccttcacttcacatctccttagttcatattttaatgctttctccactttctttacattcctattgttttcatacgacctatcactcagatagctcttatacaaaccccttgtACTGTCTATtgaacctaaagctttttcactaatattcctagttgcagtcttagcactcttccctaggacaccatcagcaacttcacaaattgtttttctgaaattattccacccatcttccacattgtcaaattttaaactttcaagtttagtattcaactgttcctggaatttttttctcaaattttcatcctaatgtatttaaacatcagAAGACCCTGTTGTACATGTCCTGATGAATTCAGCCATGCACAGGATCAAAAGTCATGCAGAATTTTCATccatattaacaataatattccTCTCTGTCCGCTAGAAATTCTGTactaaaaaatgttattaagaACATACTCAACAAAACCACTGCTCATCTCGTTGTTCTGCTCCCATGTAGTCCCTATTAAGCTAGGACTAATAAAAACCATTCAGCAAAGCCCTGCCCAAGAAACAAAACGCTGTAGGATGAGAATTTCAGCTTAACAAAAGCCATATTGACGTCATTTCTTTAAAgttaaataacaaaagaaagcaCTTTCCTCTCGACTGTTTGGTTCAAAACTAAGATTGTTAAAAAGTGAACGTCATGAGTTTAGCACATCGAAATGGCCAGTGGAAGAAGATTACCATTTATCCTGATGAATATATTGTGGAAAAAATATAGAGCCCAGTGCTGTTAACAGAAGCTGCCTCTAGGcttcattcttttttctaaaactggCATTTCCTTTCCCTTGCATTTGCCTCTGTTAAAAATATAGGGAGCCAATCCTGTTAAAAGAAGCTGCCTCTAGAGcttcattcttttttctaaaactggCATTTCCTTTCCCTTGCATTTGCCTCTGTTAAAAATATAGGGAGCTCAGTACTGTTAAAAGAAGCTGCCTCTAGGcttcattcttttttctaaaactggCATTTCCTTTCCCTTGCATTTGCCTCTGTTAAAAATATAGGGAGCCAGTCCTGTTAAAAGAAGCCGCCTCTAGGcttcattcttttttctaaaattggcaTTTCCTTTCCCTTGCATTTGCCTCTGTTAAAAATATAGGGAGTCAGTCCTgtgagcttcattttttttccaaaattggcATTTGCTTTCCCTTGCATTTGCATGTGGGAAAAATATAGGGACCCCAGTACTGTTAAAAGAAGCTGCCTCtagagcttctttttttttcaaaacttttcaaaactgGCATTTGTCTTCACTTGCATTTGCATGTGGGAAAAATATAGGGACCCCAGTACTGTTAAAAGAAGCTGCCTCtagagcttcttttttttcaaaactggcATTTGCCTTCCCTTGCATTTGCATGTGGGAAAAATATAGGGACCCCAGTACTGTTAAAAGAAGCTGCCTCtagagcttcttttttttcaaaactggcATTTGCCTTCACTTGCATTTGCATGTGGGAAAAATATAGGGACCCCAGTACTGTTAAAAGAAGCTGCCTCTagagcttctttttttcaaaactggcATTTGCCTTCACTTGCATTTGCATGTGGGAAAAATATAGGGACCCCAGTACTGTTAAAAGAAGCTGCCTCtagagcttcttttttttcaaaactggcATTTGCCTTCACTTGCATTTGCATGTGGGAAAAATATAGGGACCCCAGTACTGTTAAAAGAAGCTGCCTCtagagcttcttttttttcaaaactggcATTTGCCTTCACTTGCATTTGCATGTGGGAAAAATATAGGGACCCCAGTACTGTTAAAAGAAGCTGCCTCTagagcttctttttttcaaaactggcATTTGCCTTCACTTGCATTTGCATGTGGGAAAAATATAGGGACCCCAGTACTGTTAAAAGAAGCTGCCTCTagagcttctttttttcaagactGGCATTTGCCTTCACTTGTCGAGAGCAATACAAGGTTTAGCAGGTAGAAATGGCTGTTGTGGGAAGATTAGCAGCTATCCTGATAAAAATGCTATTAAAAATAGGattcctcaaaaaaaaattaattcagcaGTTTTTTTTCCCCGTATTGGCCGGTAAGCTGCTGAATAGCAACATAAGCAATTTCCTTTTTCACTGCCATCATTTTGAAGAAGATCCATCCTCCAAGTTCCAGATCAAATCTTTTCAAGTGAATGCGATTTATTATTGTCCACTTGGCACTGTGTAGCTTCAATACCTATCTTCTTAATGTTTGACGCCGATTCACCGTCGAAATTGCTTTTAGATGATCTAAGTGTACAATAGTGTGCAGTGGAGTAGTCATCTCAGTTACAGAGGCAACTATGAAAATGGTGAATTTTAGGGCTTCCACTATTTAGGGTTTTCCCCCAAGATCTTGAGAAAAGGGCACATATACTAAAGATTACCCCCcttacattattattatttaacatCTTGGGCCTTTTTTAACCTTTGAATTTTAGGTTTATGAACCTTGAAATATTGTTAAATTCTCTGTGGCAACTCTGTTGCATTTGCCTTGCATTCCTTCGGCTTCTTTTGACCTTGGCGacatacaaaataaagttagtttttaaagtgaattaaataaaaaaacaagttttttgaatgaaagtaaagagcaacactaaaacataaaacgaacagacattactccgtatatgaaaggggcttttcctcctcaacgcctcgctctttacgctaaagattgactctttctctcaactctactttttaaaacagtaaaaaactttagcgtaaagagcgggacgttgatgaggaagcagcccctttcatagacggagtagtttctgttcgttttaagttttaatgttgctccttactcatttaagaaaacttgttttttttatttaatttctggacgtttttgaattaatgcatgttttgatcttggctctgcgcacataaataattaaaacggaatttgcatattaattaattgcaattaatcggaagattttgagaaaaaaggagcgagggaggaggcctagttgcccaccaattttttgattacttaaaaaggcaactagaacttttaattttttacgaacgttttcattggtaaaaaatatacgtaacttacgaattaacttacgtaacgaacttctatattcgtatgttttattgcgtatatgagggggttcaaccctcgtcgatacctcgctctttacactaaagcttaaattttgtcccaaatccttaagaatgacctctgaatcacaaaggccgtagaataaatagttgaaattgctaaaaatactttagcgtaaagaatgaggtcatacgaggaggtaaactcctcatatgcgtaataatttttgttcgttttaagttttaatgctgctccttactttcagtagaaacaa encodes the following:
- the LOC136034513 gene encoding protein salvador homolog 1-like isoform X2 — protein: MLSKKKDLHKSVIRNEVAGKYIKKESGYTEKLLDNFTAKRQAYPVSAPSNTGTKSSNFASVQRESYGDYAEVADIEPEEISLAASFNKHTQQVPHYRPFKAISEPQINRSDFKYQPINNALFRHNSGVSYQPISFQKRNPHFLSQGNLDSLPLPPGWSVDYTANGKKFYIDHNTQTTHWSHPLEKEGLPTGWEKVDSPEFGVYYVNNITRELQYEHPCAARYRPPLHNHNFHQHNVLVPANPYLNEEVPYWLKVYAKAPTELDYKLKWELFRLPELDAYDNMMKRLYKQELEEIVNSYEIARLALLREMERRNSNSSVDVLKRAALSQNYETKV
- the LOC136034513 gene encoding membrane-associated guanylate kinase, WW and PDZ domain-containing protein 1-like isoform X1, whose amino-acid sequence is MLSKKKDLHKSVIRNEVAGKYIKKESGYTEKLLDNFTAKRQAYPVSAPSNTGTKSSNFASVQRESYGDYAEVADIEPEEISLAASFNKHTQQVPHYRPFKAISEPQINRSDFKYQPINNALFRHNSGVSYQPISFQKRNPHFLSQGNLDSLPLPPGWSVDYTANGKKFYIDHNTQTTHWSHPLEKEGLPTGWEKVDSPEFGVYYVNNITRELQYEHPCAARYVWNPKPAHCLGETPFT